In the Clostridium gelidum genome, TCTTTAGCATTTTCCATATAGTTCTCCCCACATATAAAATTATCTCCATTTATATTATATCGATTTTAATTATTTCAGTTTCTTATATTTCCTAATTCCTTATCTATCAATCTATTAACTATCTCCATAAAGCCAGAGCTAGAATAATGAGCTGTTGCTTTTTCCCCATAAGCATACTTAACGCCTTTTTTTATTTTAATTTCTTTTACATAATTTCCATCAATTAATCCATTACTCTTATCATTTATTCTGCTAAAATCAATATTATAATCTTCTGAAAATAAATCTATTCCCATGCAATGAACAGAATCCGTTATAGTTATTAACTCACTTAATCTTCTACAATATCCTTTATCTGAGCCTGTTTCCTTAGTTGGTATAACAATATTTTTATATAAATTACTATTTCTTCTTGAATATGTAGCAGTTTTAGTTGAATAGTACTGTATTCCATCAATATCTCCTTGAAGTCTTACCCATTGAGTGATCATTTGTGAAATTATATACTCCTCTCTAAATGGAGCTTTTCTATCTTTTACCTTTACAGAGCATGCCATGATTATTGGTAAACATTTTATATAACTTTTCAAAACATTCCTGTAATTGGATTCTATAAGTTTTTCTTCAAAATGTGTTCTAGCATAATAATTTGTACCTTTATTTACCTCACATGGCAAAATAGCAAAATTCAGTATTTTTACTTTTTCATCTAATCTAACCATTGAAACTGTAAAATTATTTGGCACCGGCCTGTCTAACTCTTCCCAACAAGTATATGGTGTTAACCCCAAGTAAAGGCACGGGAAACCTGCAATACTATATCTTTGATTGCTTATTAGTTTTCTTTTCTCATAAGGTATATGAAACATTTCTTCTCTTTTTAATTCTTTTTCACTCAATCTTGCTCTATAAAAGTTTTTATTAGTTAATTTATAGTATTGGCTTACATTTTTAAGTTCTGATTTAACTGAATCCATACCCTTAGCCAATTTAGCAAATGCTTTATGAGGAAGACCATTATAATATTCTGCTAAAGAATCTTTAATACTATTGCTTAAAAATATAACTTTGTTTAAAATACGCTTTTTATCCTTATCAGTTAGAGTACCAATAATCTCTATATAAGTATCCAAATTTATTGATATAAACTTTTTAAAATTATCTTCTGTCTCATTAACTAACGGAAATTCAAAAAACTCTTTTGACAATATGTTTGATAAATCACTCATTATTATCTTCCTCTAATCAATATTTTAACTAATTTACTTTAATCTCTTTCCCATTTTTTCTTCTTCACATTATAACATGTTTTGCCAAATTAATTCTATAAAATAACAAAAATACCACAAATTCATTTCTGAATAATGTGATATTTCAATTTGCTATTTATTTTTACAGATATATGAATTAAGAATATTTCATTTAGTATTCATTTATTTGAAGCAATATTATGAACTGTATTGATGAAATCATATAAAATCAGCTTCTATTTTTAGATAAACTAATATTTATTTGTTTTTTCTAGAATCAAAAAAACGTACGATTACATAAAAAACAATAGTTATAACTACAATTATTATTACATACGGAAACCCCTCTGAGGAGTTATTTATAAAAATAGTAAATACTGATTGCTTCATTGCTCTTACTGTTCCAAAAAATGTAGTAAATAATAGCATGAATGAACCTATAAGACATAAACAATATAAACCTTTCGTTCTTTCTTTTTGTTTAATTCTTCCTCTTCTTTACACTTTTGCTTACGAATATTCATTTCTTCTCCTTAATATGTAATACTGATCTATTCAGTTAACAAAATACCACAAATTCATTTGTGTAATAATATAGTATTCTAATTATTTGTATATCATGCTTTTTTACTTCTATTCTATAAAACCTTTTATCTGCATTTTTTCTGTATTTAGAAATAATGCCATTCCTGTTTTCATTTTTCTAAAATTCAATTTTTCATAAAATTTTTCTTTTCCAGGTGAAGCATATAATATAACATTACATGTAGGAACACATTTTAAAATGTTATCAACAATTGTTGCACCTATCTTTTTACCTTGATATTCAGGTAATACTGCTACATCATAGATTGCTGCTTGGTACACTCCATCGGAAATAGCACGAAAACCTATTAAATTATCATTGTCAAAAGCAAATACAACAGTATGGCTATTCTCAAATGCTTTCTTATGTACTTCTCCTTCAAAATAACTCATTCCTACTTTTTTTAATATCATCGATACATAATTCCAATCTATATCAAGGCAATTGTATTGTATTTTTAAATTCATCGATTTCTCTCCTTTTCAAATCCATTTTTCTATTTAAATGTTTAGCTTATACCAATACATTTTCTATAAATATTAATATACACCCTCCTCTGAGGTAAGAGTCAATTTATTTTACACTTTTGCTACTTAATCTTTGGATGCTATATTCTTTTTAATTTACTTTTTAAAACAAATTAAAGAACATGCATTCGCATTTCATTCCAGATTTATGCTATAATAATACCAATAAATATAAATAACAGTATTATATTCTTAGGAGTGATTATATGAAAATTGCTATTTACTCAAGAAAATCTAAACTCACAGGTAAAGGTGATAGCATAGTAAATCAGATTCAATTGTGTAAAGACTACATAGAAAACCTAAATAAAAATAAAGAAATTTAATACTCTATTTATGAAGATGAAGGCTTTAGTGGTAAAAATACTAATAGACCTGAATTTCAGAATTTATTAAATGATATAAAGAAGGAAAAATTCGATATATTAATATGCTATAGGTTGGATCGTATATCAAGAAATGTTGCTGACTTCTCCTCTACTCTTGATGAATTACAATCCTACGGAGTTGACTTTGTAAGTATTAGAGAACAATTTGATACAACCATTCCAATGTGACGTGCTATGATTTATATTGCCTCTGCATTTGCTCAATTAGAGCGTGAGACAATAGCAGAACGTGTTAGAGATAATATGGATAGAGCTTGCAAAGAATTGTCAATGGTTGGGCGGTTCTCCTTCACTTGGTTATTCAAGAAAAAGAGAATCTTGTTTTGATGAGAATGGAAATGAAAAAGCTATCTCATTTTTAGTTAAAGAACTTGAAGAAGTAAACTTAGTAAAAATAATTTTTTCTACATACTTAAAGCAAGGATCTATACATCAAACCGAAAAATATCTAATTAAAAATAATATAGTACCCCCCTTCTGGAAAGTTTTTTGCTTTAACAACTATACATAAATTTAATTACAAAAATAAAAGTCAAAATTATATCTAAACCCTCAGCCCTTGATTTTTACTATAAATATTTAACTATTTTCCTATTTTTATAGGTTTCTTTTAAAATACTTTTATAGAAATACATATACATCTAAACATATATTTCTATAAATAAAGTTTCCTAGGAATATATATAAATATTTTAATTTTTTCCTATTTAACTATAAACACTTTTTGCTTAATGTATTGTGCTCTGCATTTGAAACCATGTTAGCCTGAATAAAACGCTTGTAGTTATCTGTCATTGATTTATAAATCATAATGTGAAGTATTACAATTATATTTTTTCCCCTGTAATTGCTATAATTTCTGCTTTATTTAAAAATCCAATGCTTTTAGTTGCGTTTTGAAAACAATATCCTGATACTGCACCTGTTGTACTGCTTATTGTTATCTTATAGTCTTCACAATTAAAATCAATTATCACACTATTACTAAGATATATTTTAATTAAATACATTGCTTAACTTCCTTCATCAAGTATTAATATTAAGCTTCCTAACTTCAATTTTATATCTTAAGAGCTTCTTCTAATATTCTATTTCTTATATCATATAATTGTGTGCTTAAATGTTCAAAACATCTCATTTTTATGCTCTTTTCACACTAAATAGTTTTGATAAATAAAATAAGTTCTCTTATTATATTTATTAATGCAACTTTATCTGAATTTAGTTAAATCTATTACAATAAAAATCTACATCAATATCATCACTGAATAATGTGGTATTATAACTTAGTTATTTCTTTTTTAATTCTATAAGAATATTAAGGGTTACACAAACTAATAATAGTATTATTCACTATATATTTTTCACAAAAAATCATATAGATACCCACAACTGAAATTTACTTATGCTTGGTATTATATTCAATATTTACTATACTTAGGAGCATATCCAAACAAAGAAATTGGATACATATTTGTGAAGTAGGCATTGAAAATAAGGTGCTGAAGCTTCTTAATGGAAGGTTGTTCCATTACAGTTTGTCCAAATTTTACATTTGGAGCAAACTATAATGGGTGCAACCTCCCATTTAGAATGCTTCCAGCGAAATTTTTACAGTCCTACGGAATAAATTATGTATTCAATTTCGGCGGCTGTAGGCATAAGTATGAGTTCCACTGTGTTTATCTATATGTTAGGAGGTATTATTATGTTGATTTATGCAATTATCTTTATTACATCAGCACTTATATTTTATACTATTGGTGTATGGAGTGAAAAAAATCAAGAAGAATTAAAAAGATGGCATCTATTAATGTTTTACTTAGGGTTAATATTTGACACTTTAGGCACAACAATTATGGGCAAAATTGCCAAAGGTGGTTTTCAATTTAATTTCCATGGCATAACAGGTTTATTGGCAATAATTTTAATGCTTTTACATGCACTTTGGGCAACATTCGTTTTAATTAAAAATGATAAAAAAACTAAAGCTAATTTTCACAAATTTAGTATTATTGTATGGATGATTTGGTTAATACCTTTTATTTCAGGTGCAATTTTAGGCATGTCAAACTAGAATTGAACATTTCAACATTTACTGAATATTATATGTGGAAAGACAAGTTGTATTAAGGTCTATAATAAAATAATTCTTAGGAGCTGTGATTTATGTTACAGAAAAACAGTAATTATATCGTAGACAGAAAATATATCAAACCACAAGAGGTAGTTAGTATTCCGGTTCCTTTATTTAAATCAATGGAAGGAAAATACTTTGTAGGTCAAACAGAAACTTTATTGGTAGACAATGGATTAAATGCTTGGGCTGGTTTAGTAAACCCGTGTAATTCAGGTGTTAATTTATATGCAAATGTATTTACTATTTCAAATTTCTCAGATGACTATTTAACTGCTGAAATATGGCTCAATACTAGTTTTCCTGAAAAAGGGAGTGTATCCCATAAGATTTCTCCAACCAATACTGCTTTAAAGTCACTTCCAAAAAATAAGGTAAATATTCGATTTGTAAAATCCACCACTTTAGTTCCTCAAAATGGAGTTAATGTATATGAAAGGATAGTACCACCTAATACAACCTTAGTAGGTGAAGAAGATGGAAAATTTATAGAGTCTCCTGGTGGGAGCTATGTGGTAGTTATAAAATCATCAAGTCCTAAACCTCATAAGGCAATAGTTGCATTTGGCTGGTGGGAAAAATCGAGATGCTAAAAAGATATCTTATTAAATATTCTAGCTATGGAGAATGGTAGCTTAAAATTTAAAACAACAAGACGTAAAAGTACTTCAATATAATTTATTAAAAAAGTGTATCCTTTATTTACAACTTGGGAAGGAATTGTCTTTTCCCAAGTTTAATCTTAAATCACATATCAAAATAAATTCCCACTCATGACCATTAGAGATAAATTCAAAATTCTACAAAACAACTTAACCCTTGATTTTTCTTATAAATATTTAACTATTTTTCTATTTTCATGTATTTCTTTTAAAATATTTTTATAGAAACATATATACCTTTAAACATATGTTTCTTATAATTCCGGATTACATTTAGGCATGAAATAAGCTTTTGGGAAACCACAACAAGGGCAGCTATTAGGTGCTGTCTTCCCTTCATGTATGTATCCGCAATTCATACATACCCAATTAATTGGCTGTTCTGATGAGAATATACCATTTTTAAATCTCTTAAATAGATCCTTATATATTGCTTCATGAGATTCTTCTGCTTCACTTAATTCTTTATAAAAACTGGCTATTTCATCTAAACCTTCTGCTCTCGCAGTTTTTTCATATTCCTTGTAAAGTTCAGCAACACTATCTTCTCTATCTACACTAAAGCTTAAGTTATCTTCAGTTCCTTTTATTTTGCATAAGAATTTTTTATAAGCTACTCTTGCATGAGCTAATTCATTATCTGCAATTTTTTTAAAAATATCGGCTATCCACATATAACCTTGATTCTTAGCCATTTCAGCGAACATTATATAAATGTTATTAGTTCTAGATTCAACCGCAAAAGTTTTATAGAGATTTTTTTCAGTTTCTGTATCCTTTAAATCCTTAATATTTAACACTCCTATAAATTACTATAATTTATATTATGCTATATAGCCCTTACTAATGAATTAAATTTCAAACTAAATATTTTTTTGATTTTATTAATCAAGCAAAATAGTAAATATATATTCATATTTCAAGTTCCATATGTGTACCAGATGCGCAATTAAAATTGCAACATGTATATCTAAATTAAAAAATTCTCCACAATACATAACTGAATAATGTGGTATTGTAATTGGTATATGGAGTCGAAAAAACAAGGTGCACTAAAAAAGTGGCACCTTGTTATAACTAACCTATTTGTTTATTTTTGCTATTTAATACCTTTTCTACAAACACTTTTACTAGTTCTAAATCAAACTGAATACCTGCATTTCTTTGTAATTCTTCTATTGCAAAAGCTTCTGATAAAGGCTTACGATAACTTCTTTCACTCGTCATAGCATCATATGCATCTGCTATAGCTATAATTCTTGATTCAATTGGTATATCCGTTCCTTTTAACCCTTTAGGATATCCATTTCCATTCCACATTTCATGATGTAAAAGTATATATTCTGCAATTTCTGACAGTTCATTTACTGTACTTAGTATTCTATACCCTATTTCAGGATGACGCTTAATTTCTTTAAATTCATCATCTGTAAGTTTACCAGGTTTATTTAAAATATTTTCTTCTATAGCTATCTTCCCTATATCATGTAACAATCCTGCAGTCTTAAGCTCATAAATTTTTCTTTCAGTTAATTCAAGGCTTTCCCCCATACTTTTGCATAATTCTGAAACTCTAACTGAATGTTGTTCTTCTCTTTTATTTTTTTCATTAAGAGTATTAATTATAGTATTAACTGTTTTTCCTCTCATGCATGAACTTTCAAAAAGTTTTCTCTTGTACATATAGTCTTCAGCTTTTCTAAATACTTCCTGATTATCTTCTTCCTCTAACTTTTTAGTTTCGTAACCAAAGGATATTGATATGTCTATATTCTGTATTTTTTCTTTTTGTGCTAATTTATTTATATTCTTAATAATTTTCTCTGTTTTATCAGCATCTGTATTTGGTAATAAAATAATAAATTCATCACCTGATAGTCTAGCAACAATATCTTCAGCTCGACATCCTTTTTTTATTATTTGTGCTACTTTCCTAATAAGTTCATCTCCTACAGCATGACCAAAAGAATCATTAATTAGCTTTAATCCATTTACATCACCTAAAACAACAGTTAACGGAAGGTTTTCTTTTACAGCTATCCTCTTTAACTCTTCTTCATAAAATCTTCTGTTTTTCAACCCTGTCAGTTCATCATTATAACTTAAATATTCTAAACTATTCTCTAATTCTTTCTGCATCGTGATATCCCTTAATATAGCTAAAATTTGATTTATTCCATTTTTAACCATTCTAATTTCATAATATCCTAATATACCTTTATTAATCAATTCATACTCAAAACTATGTAAATTGCCACTTTCAAAAACTAATTTCAAGTTTTCATAAGCTAGTTCTTCTACTTCCTTAGGCATAACTTCAGCTATGGTTTTACCAATAAAACATTCCTTTGGCATTATAAGTATACTCTTATCGTTATCTTCACAGTCTATAAAAACGCCTTCAGAGTTAATGATAAATAATGCATCTGGTATTGCTTGAATAATTGCTCTACTTTTTTCTTCACTTTTACTCAATTGTTTTTCATCTTCATATATCTGCTTATATTGAGCTCTTAACTCTTCTTCATGTGCAGCTAATTGCTGTGCATATGCTTCAAGTTCCTTATAACTATCTTTAAGTTGTTTTTCTGTATGAGAAATTTTTTTCAAAAAGTTATTTATTAATAAATAGAGAATACTTGAAGTTACAATAATATATATTAAGCCTTTATATGTATTAACTATTAGCAAAATATTTTTTTTATCAAAAAGTAAATTTGCAATTCTATCCGAAAAGTAGACCCAACTAAACCCACATATTAAATATACCAAACATATTTTGATACTTTCATACTTAAATTTATTATTGCTATTCTCTAATAGTGATTGATATTTTTCTTTAATTGACCTTAACATAATTATTCCCCAATCATAATTGTATTTTATTTGTTTTTTAAATTATAACAATTAAATACATTCAACATTCTAATAATAACTATTCGACTTAATTTTTCAAATTATCTTAATATTATACTTTATTTATAAATATTTCACAACTATTCCTTTCACCGAAGTATTTAATTAACATATAATATATTTATATTTTAATTAAACTTAATAATAAGTTTAATTCCTTTAGACACATCCAAAATACATCGCATCTTTGACTTATTCCTTTCTTTCACGCGCTTTATGCTAAACATTTTCTTACGCCAAACTATATCTTATAATATATTGTAGCAAAAATAAAAATAGAGGATAATCTATTGCATAAGATTATCCCCTATTCGAATTAACTATAAATTAGTACTTTACCTGCATTCTATTTTATTATATAGAAACTTGAATTTAGAATCATAATTATACTATATATCCCTAACTAGAAATAAGGGGGCTTGCTTTTGCGGAGTTGTTACATCAAAATCTTTAGTAACCGCAGCAAATGCATGACCCTTATTTCGGTGGGATATCTCCTAAAGTACAGTTTGTATATTAACTTCTATAATCTAAAAATACATAATCTACTGAGTCTTTAGATACAGCACTTATGCTTCCATCTTGAGTATATGTGTAAATTTGTTCTTCATTAGCATTTACATTATTAGATCCTACAAATAAAATATTTCCATTTTCATCTATTGTTAGTCCCTTTTCAGTTTTAACAATAGCAGGAAAATCAAAAACTAATCTTTTGGCTTTATTATTTTTTAATTCATACACTGAACTGACATTATTAGAAATTTTTCCAGTAAAATATATTTTTTCATTATTAATAATAATATCTGAAAGTTCTTCTATATTATCTGTTAAAAGCTTAACATCCTTTGTTTTCTTATCTATCATGAGTAGCTTTTTATTGTTTTCTAATGTTAACTGTACAAACACCACATTGTTTATAGTTCCCTTTATAAATGCTAAATATCCTTCTTTAATTTTATAAAGTAACTCTTCTTTATTTTCTTTTATATTATATGTGAATAATCCATTCACCCCGTCATTACTGACTCCATAATACACCAAAGTATTAACATCATACCAATCATATAAAGTTCCCGATATTGAAACATTAGATTTCATTTCTATTTCCTTATTTAAAGCAGCATCAAATATTTTTAGCTTAAGACCATTATCTTCTATAAAATATGATATAAATCCTGCATCTTTAGATAATTTAAGATCACTATAATCTATATCCTTTATATTAAATTTATTTCCGTTACTCACTACATAAGGCTTACCCTCTTTTGTAGCTATATAACTCGAACTATTTTTATCATAAGCTAATACAATATTGTTACTTTTTATTTGTTCATATTTTCCATTGTCATAATTGTATAACTTATAAGCTCCTTCTTCACTTTTTAATACAGCTCCTGAATTCAATGTTATCTCCTCTGCTACATTAGGTAGTTTTTCCTTTTTAGGTGAACATCCTAATATAAACAGAGGAAGCACAATGAAAGCTAAAATACTTAAGCACTTTCTTTTTAATACTTTCATTTCTCTCCCTCTTCTTCACTAATTTACATACCCTCAAGGAGTACCTAGTACTAAAAGTTTAACTTTACAAAGAAGTCTTACCTTCAAAAGATACTTCTGCAGGTCCTTTCATATATACATCTTCCCCTAAAACCTCTATGATTAATTCACCACCTGGTGCCAAAACAAAAATTTCTTTGTTTTTATCTACAAGTCCTAATTTTTTAGCTACAACAACAGCTGCTGAACATCCAGTTCCACAAGCTAGCGTAAAACCTGCACCTCTCTCCCAGGTATTAACTCTTATATGCGTTTCATCAATTACCTTTACAAAATTGACATTACTTCCTTCTTTAAATAACTCAAGTTTTTCTATTTTAGAACCTTCTTCTACTACATTGTATTCTCTATCTTTTTCAAAAATAATTGTATGAGGTACTCCCATGAGTACTGTAGTAATATTATAAGTATTGTTATTTACCTTAATTTCCTGCTGTATAAGACTTTCTATATTATTTAAAGGTATATCACCACCATCATAAGATGGATTTCCCATATATACTCTTACATATTTAACTTTATTGCTTTCTAATATTATTTCAATTTCCTTAATTCCATCGCCAGTTTCAACTGAAAATTTATTTCCACTTGTTATTTTATGTTCATAAACATACTTTCCAAAACATCTTATAGCATTTCCACACATATTAGCTCTTGAACCATCTGCATTTATTATAACCATCTTAGCATTAGCTGCTTCTGATTTCCTCACAATAACTAAACCATCAGCTCCAATCCCAAAATGTCTATCACAAAGTTTCTTAGCTAGTTCACATTCATCTTTAATATTATAATTAAAATCTTCAATAAATACAAAATCATTTCCCGCACCTTGCATTTTATAAAAATCCATTTAAATTCCTCCCAACACGTAGTTTATTATTTTTTATTTAGTTACATGATTATATGCTTCTATTTTTTCATTTTGCTAATAATTGATAATTATATAAGTATAATGTTATACTACTCTTAGTTACACTAAGAAAGGATGACAAAAAAATGGCATTAGATGGTATCTACTTACATAGTTTAGTCAATGATTTACAAAAATCAATATTAAATTGCAGGATAGATAAAATAAATCAACCTGAAAAAGATGAAATTATTTTAACTATGCGAAAAGACCGTAGCAACATAAAACTTTTAATTTCTGCATCTCCTAGGTTTGCTAGAATTCATTTAACTTCTTCAGCTAAACCAAATCCTATAAAAGCTCCTATGTATTTAATGGTTCTTAGAAAATACATATTAGGAGGTAGGATTACAAGCATTACCCAAAAAGATGGTGATAGAATTTTAATAATAGAAATTGAAAATAGAGATGAACTAGGTTTTGATAGTGTATATTCCCTTATTGTTGAAATCATGTCCCGTCACTCTAATATAACTTTAGTTAGAAATAGAGACAATAAAGTCATGGAATCAATAAAACACATTACACCTGATATAAATAGTTTTAGAGTATTATACCCTGGAGTGAATTATGTTTATCCTCCATCATCTACTAAATTAAATCCTTATTATACTACTTATGAAGAATTAAATTCCTTTATAAGCAAAAATTCTATTATTTTTGATGCTAGTTTTTATTCCAATTGTTTTACAGGAATAAGTAAATTATTATCTAGCGATTTATATTATAACATTATTAAGTGTAATAATTCACCTACAAGACAAGAAATTTATGAAAATTTTAAGAAATTTACGGATAATTTACATAAAAATCTATCTTATACCATATATACAAACAAATTTGGCATGTTAAAGGACTTTTATTCATTAAAACTCACTTCTTTAGAAGAAGATTTTTTATTCCTTCCATATAATGATCCTCACACTTTATTGGATGCTTTTTATGAAAAGAAAGATAAACAAGACAGACTTCAAAATAAATCTACTGATTTACAAAAGCTTATTCATACAAACATTGAAAGATGTAATAAAAAATCAAAAATACTTAATGAAACTCTAAAAGACTGCGCTGAAAAAGATTCTTCAAGAATAAAAGGAGATCTTCTAACTTCTTATATCTATAGTATAAAGAAGGGAGAGAGTGAATGTACTTTATTAAATTTTTATAATGAAAATGAAGAAGAATATGTTAGCATAGCTTTGGATAAAACCAAAACTCCTGCTGAAAATGTTCAGCGTTATTACAAAAAATATAATAAACTCAAGGTCTCAGAAGAATATGCTAACGTTCAGATCGAAAAAAACATTGAAGAAACAGATTATTTAAATTCTGTTCTCACTAATATAATAAATGCTGAAAGTTATGACGAAATTGATGAAATAAAAAATGAATTGATTGAAACTAAATATATAAAATTTAGAAAAAATAATAAATCATCTAAAAAAGCAAAAACTTCTAAACCTCATCATTTTGTTTCCAGTGATGGAATTGATATCTATGTTGGAAAAAACAACTTGCAAAATGATTATTTAAGTTTAAAATTTGCAAACAAAAATCATCTTTGGTTACATGCAAAAGATATTCCAGGTTCACATGTTATTGTATGTTCTTTTGATGTTCCAGAGAAAACCCTTGAAGAAGCTGCAATAATTGCTGGCTTTTACAGTAAAGGAAAAAATTCTTCCAAATTGCCTATAGATTATACAAAAGTAAAAGAATTGAAAAAAATAAATGGATCAAAACCTGGTATGGTTATTTATCATGCTAATAAATCTTTAATAATAGACCCAAATGATTTTAATAATCTATATGCGGCACAATCAAAAAAATAATAAATCCATG is a window encoding:
- a CDS encoding GNAT family N-acetyltransferase: MNLKIQYNCLDIDWNYVSMILKKVGMSYFEGEVHKKAFENSHTVVFAFDNDNLIGFRAISDGVYQAAIYDVAVLPEYQGKKIGATIVDNILKCVPTCNVILYASPGKEKFYEKLNFRKMKTGMALFLNTEKMQIKGFIE
- a CDS encoding HsmA family protein, with the translated sequence MLIYAIIFITSALIFYTIGVWSEKNQEELKRWHLLMFYLGLIFDTLGTTIMGKIAKGGFQFNFHGITGLLAIILMLLHALWATFVLIKNDKKTKANFHKFSIIVWMIWLIPFISGAILGMSN
- the dapF gene encoding diaminopimelate epimerase; its protein translation is MDFYKMQGAGNDFVFIEDFNYNIKDECELAKKLCDRHFGIGADGLVIVRKSEAANAKMVIINADGSRANMCGNAIRCFGKYVYEHKITSGNKFSVETGDGIKEIEIILESNKVKYVRVYMGNPSYDGGDIPLNNIESLIQQEIKVNNNTYNITTVLMGVPHTIIFEKDREYNVVEEGSKIEKLELFKEGSNVNFVKVIDETHIRVNTWERGAGFTLACGTGCSAAVVVAKKLGLVDKNKEIFVLAPGGELIIEVLGEDVYMKGPAEVSFEGKTSL
- a CDS encoding RES domain-containing protein; its protein translation is MSDLSNILSKEFFEFPLVNETEDNFKKFISINLDTYIEIIGTLTDKDKKRILNKVIFLSNSIKDSLAEYYNGLPHKAFAKLAKGMDSVKSELKNVSQYYKLTNKNFYRARLSEKELKREEMFHIPYEKRKLISNQRYSIAGFPCLYLGLTPYTCWEELDRPVPNNFTVSMVRLDEKVKILNFAILPCEVNKGTNYYARTHFEEKLIESNYRNVLKSYIKCLPIIMACSVKVKDRKAPFREEYIISQMITQWVRLQGDIDGIQYYSTKTATYSRRNSNLYKNIVIPTKETGSDKGYCRRLSELITITDSVHCMGIDLFSEDYNIDFSRINDKSNGLIDGNYVKEIKIKKGVKYAYGEKATAHYSSSGFMEIVNRLIDKELGNIRN
- a CDS encoding HD domain-containing phosphohydrolase — encoded protein: MLRSIKEKYQSLLENSNNKFKYESIKICLVYLICGFSWVYFSDRIANLLFDKKNILLIVNTYKGLIYIIVTSSILYLLINNFLKKISHTEKQLKDSYKELEAYAQQLAAHEEELRAQYKQIYEDEKQLSKSEEKSRAIIQAIPDALFIINSEGVFIDCEDNDKSILIMPKECFIGKTIAEVMPKEVEELAYENLKLVFESGNLHSFEYELINKGILGYYEIRMVKNGINQILAILRDITMQKELENSLEYLSYNDELTGLKNRRFYEEELKRIAVKENLPLTVVLGDVNGLKLINDSFGHAVGDELIRKVAQIIKKGCRAEDIVARLSGDEFIILLPNTDADKTEKIIKNINKLAQKEKIQNIDISISFGYETKKLEEEDNQEVFRKAEDYMYKRKLFESSCMRGKTVNTIINTLNEKNKREEQHSVRVSELCKSMGESLELTERKIYELKTAGLLHDIGKIAIEENILNKPGKLTDDEFKEIKRHPEIGYRILSTVNELSEIAEYILLHHEMWNGNGYPKGLKGTDIPIESRIIAIADAYDAMTSERSYRKPLSEAFAIEELQRNAGIQFDLELVKVFVEKVLNSKNKQIG
- a CDS encoding Rqc2 family fibronectin-binding protein; translated protein: MALDGIYLHSLVNDLQKSILNCRIDKINQPEKDEIILTMRKDRSNIKLLISASPRFARIHLTSSAKPNPIKAPMYLMVLRKYILGGRITSITQKDGDRILIIEIENRDELGFDSVYSLIVEIMSRHSNITLVRNRDNKVMESIKHITPDINSFRVLYPGVNYVYPPSSTKLNPYYTTYEELNSFISKNSIIFDASFYSNCFTGISKLLSSDLYYNIIKCNNSPTRQEIYENFKKFTDNLHKNLSYTIYTNKFGMLKDFYSLKLTSLEEDFLFLPYNDPHTLLDAFYEKKDKQDRLQNKSTDLQKLIHTNIERCNKKSKILNETLKDCAEKDSSRIKGDLLTSYIYSIKKGESECTLLNFYNENEEEYVSIALDKTKTPAENVQRYYKKYNKLKVSEEYANVQIEKNIEETDYLNSVLTNIINAESYDEIDEIKNELIETKYIKFRKNNKSSKKAKTSKPHHFVSSDGIDIYVGKNNLQNDYLSLKFANKNHLWLHAKDIPGSHVIVCSFDVPEKTLEEAAIIAGFYSKGKNSSKLPIDYTKVKELKKINGSKPGMVIYHANKSLIIDPNDFNNLYAAQSKK
- a CDS encoding rubrerythrin family protein, coding for MLNIKDLKDTETEKNLYKTFAVESRTNNIYIMFAEMAKNQGYMWIADIFKKIADNELAHARVAYKKFLCKIKGTEDNLSFSVDREDSVAELYKEYEKTARAEGLDEIASFYKELSEAEESHEAIYKDLFKRFKNGIFSSEQPINWVCMNCGYIHEGKTAPNSCPCCGFPKAYFMPKCNPEL
- a CDS encoding DUF6143 family protein gives rise to the protein MLQKNSNYIVDRKYIKPQEVVSIPVPLFKSMEGKYFVGQTETLLVDNGLNAWAGLVNPCNSGVNLYANVFTISNFSDDYLTAEIWLNTSFPEKGSVSHKISPTNTALKSLPKNKVNIRFVKSTTLVPQNGVNVYERIVPPNTTLVGEEDGKFIESPGGSYVVVIKSSSPKPHKAIVAFGWWEKSRC